A region of the Haematobia irritans isolate KBUSLIRL chromosome 5, ASM5000362v1, whole genome shotgun sequence genome:
CATGAGTAGAAATCAAATCACAGGTAAGATCATGTGCAATTTCATGTTTTTGGAGTTTCAATAGTTGTTCATCTCCTCTGAGTGATGTTGGTGGTATTTATGATTGTCTCATAGATGGATGGGTGCATATGATCCTTGCTATCCGGCACCCTAtcaatatattttgtaaattgatttataaaatatataggaaataaataaataaatgattgtCTCATAGTATCTCACAGGCACTTTTGTAACTAGAGTGATAAAAATTGGGGTTTTTGAAGTCTGTGTTAATAAGCGCACCAGCATTGATAGAACCCGCATGaccagttttttcataaaaaaacgtAAGTCACAGAATCCCCCAATGTCATTTTAAACCCATTTCTATAACCGAAAGAAGAGCATCAACCACTTGCGGTTataattaagcaaaatttggggcTTAAATTAGATTTTTGAATACTTTCACATTGCTATCAAATGTTATGGCCTTTGAAACCAcaatttcaatagtaataaactttttggcaacattattgaatttaaaattaatttaaaatatttacgaTTTCATGACTGTTTCAAGAGTTTCTCCATTAATATAAAAGAATTCTTACCTCTATGGGAGCAAATCGACTAGCGGACATGGCCAATAAAAATGATTCTGCTAAAGTAAAAAGCCCCAAGAATATAAAATTCATGGGAGTTTTACGACGTACACCTTCGCAACAAGCCATTGAAATCATTGTTACCAAAAGAACAGCCAAAGCTATCCAAAACAGAGACGGATGGCGCATGGCATATTGTTTGGATGGTTCGTGCAAAGCAAATAATGCCACAAATCCAAAGGTTACCAAAAGTTGACCCTGCGTAATAGAGATTAGATGTCAATGGTTACTGTTCATAAGTTGATCTGTAAATATGCCAATCTACTTACCATTAATATCATATAAACTTTACGTATAAAACCCCGGCGAACACTTTGGTCATCAAAAGAGAAATTCTTGGGACCTTCGGGATCTTCATAACCGCCACCATAATCATTTTGTGGTGGTGGTGCAAATCCGGGCTGAGGAACAAACCCGGGTTGGGGATAGCCTCCTTGGGGTGGTGGGTAGCCTCCTGCTGGAGGATATCCCCCAGGTGGAGGATAACCCCCTTGAGGATAGCCACCAGGTGGAGGATAGCCTCCTTGAGGATAGCCGCCTGGTGGAGGATAACCTCCCTGAGGATATCCACCGCCACCATAATATTGCTGATTAGGATctgtaaataattaataaaattaaagttaaaaatgGTCCTATATAATGGAGGAAACACTCAAGCAATATCTAAATGAATCTAGTAAATGGTGTCAATGTATTGGTTAGCAGGCATCTAGTGTTAGAATTTAATATTTGTAACAATTCGAAATACATGCTATAAATATCTATTTTGTACTACTTCAAATATACTCCTAAATTATTTATGAAGATACTTTCCTCCTCCTCCTTCACCTTGATTAACTGATTgatacattttattaaattgtagaaaatatttaaacacaCCTCCTTAGACTgttactaaaaatttaaaataataagaaCTAGTGGTTAATCAtcgtatagaaacaaatttattattttccagtaaaagaaaaaatgactcaaatggaAGCAGAAAATGTTCACTCTTATCGTTCATAGATAATAACGAATATCAGTAGTCcaaatgtatataaatatatagaagTGTACACTGGAATGGAACAGTTGCGTACTAGACCGATGTTGTGGATGAAATTGAAAGACGATGGCCACATGTGTTAATGTATACAAACAGTTGTGATCAAAAGTATACATCAAATAATTGGGATTAAAACAATAGATGAAAATGCTGATGATGGTATGCTATGTATACTGCGTAAGAAATGGAGTAAATCATTCAGCGAAATGAAAGGGTGTTTTTGATAATGTTGCCATGAAAACGGTACACTGAGAATAAAGTGAAAAAAGTCGATGATCTAATATTAACAGATAACCGATAGAAGGTGCTCGAGTTAGCTGAAACCATTTAAAAGATGGCAATAGCAGCTTACAATATCGCGTGGTTTCTTTGGTATGCCGTCTTTGCTCGGAACAACAAGCGCTAccgttagaaaatttaaaagcaGTGTTTGATTTTCTTTGCCATTTTGTGAAGCCGAGAAAACATGGATCATCTGGTATCGGATGCCAAGGTTCAGAAAAAGGCGAATCCTGTTTCATCATTCGAAAGGTTAATGCCACCCTTTTCTGGCAACCACAATGGCGACATAGGAAAGTGTAAACTCAAGATTAGCATGTCCGTCTTCCATGCACAAGAGTCATGGATTTTCGTAGTTTCGacggaacaccaaaagtttttcggcgACTTATAGCTATAAATGAGTCTTAATATAACCGGCTGCCAATATATCTAAGCTAACCTATTAAATGGTTATACTATACCGACCTACATTTGAAGGAAACACAGACGCTTACTTGATAACTAAATACattttgtaaatgaatttataattccgtagaaataaaaaatatatatttaggaAGATTGGGTATGAACATTTTTGGACACCACTATACTTCTATATACTTTCCAATATTctattaaacaaaaagaaaaaaaaaaaaaaaacaaatataaatgttACTCCCTACTTAGTAAGAAAATATGAGTATTGACAAACAGCAGACACCTGCCTTCATTTCAAACAACTTTAATGTCAACAATTCTGcgaataaaaacatatatatgatttaTTATCAGTTTCGTcatttgtaaagaattttttccttatttctaattttcttattcataacaattttaataaagatAAAAAGTAAGGCTGCTCCTGACCTATGATACAATTGTTGAAGCATATCGTAGAACGATAAAATGATTGGGAGAGGCTAAATTGCAGCAGAGTGGACTATACCAAgcctaaaacaattttatttatttgcttttcAAGAACTGTCTTCAAAGTATTAAAACGATATCctagaaattaaaatatgtagatttaaatattttggaatcACTAGCGCACTAACCTCCATATGGGATTAAACAACATTTACACAATGTTTATATATTCATATAAGTATGATCATGTTCGCAATTCCACAATCTATGAAAAGGGTCAATGTGTTGAttcattatgtttgttttaaatgtttattaattaGTATTACTGCTCAcggaaagaaacaaaaaaataaacaatagaGAAATACGtactatatttttaattaaattagaaCTGTGGTATGTATGTGTAATACCGTCGATTTAAAAATGGCATCAATACTCCAtgaatatatgtacatatgtggATGATG
Encoded here:
- the Nmda1 gene encoding N-methyl-D-aspartate receptor-associated protein isoform X1 — protein: MYQSVNQGEGGGDPNQQYYGGGGYPQGGYPPPGGYPQGGYPPPGGYPQGGYPPPGGYPPAGGYPPPQGGYPQPGFVPQPGFAPPPQNDYGGGYEDPEGPKNFSFDDQSVRRGFIRKVYMILMGQLLVTFGFVALFALHEPSKQYAMRHPSLFWIALAVLLVTMISMACCEGVRRKTPMNFIFLGLFTLAESFLLAMSASRFAPIEILMAVGITAAVCLALTLFAFQTKYDFTMCGGVLLVCMVVFVIFGIVAIFLPGKIMTLVYSSIGALLFSVYLVYDTQLMMGGSHKYSISPEEYIFAALNLYLDIVNIFMYILAIIGSSRD
- the Nmda1 gene encoding N-methyl-D-aspartate receptor-associated protein isoform X2, which encodes MSWQQGGPYYQDPNQQYYGGGGYPQGGYPPPGGYPQGGYPPPGGYPQGGYPPPGGYPPAGGYPPPQGGYPQPGFVPQPGFAPPPQNDYGGGYEDPEGPKNFSFDDQSVRRGFIRKVYMILMGQLLVTFGFVALFALHEPSKQYAMRHPSLFWIALAVLLVTMISMACCEGVRRKTPMNFIFLGLFTLAESFLLAMSASRFAPIEILMAVGITAAVCLALTLFAFQTKYDFTMCGGVLLVCMVVFVIFGIVAIFLPGKIMTLVYSSIGALLFSVYLVYDTQLMMGGSHKYSISPEEYIFAALNLYLDIVNIFMYILAIIGSSRD
- the Nmda1 gene encoding N-methyl-D-aspartate receptor-associated protein isoform X3, which gives rise to MYQSVNQGEGDPNQQYYGGGGYPQGGYPPPGGYPQGGYPPPGGYPQGGYPPPGGYPPAGGYPPPQGGYPQPGFVPQPGFAPPPQNDYGGGYEDPEGPKNFSFDDQSVRRGFIRKVYMILMGQLLVTFGFVALFALHEPSKQYAMRHPSLFWIALAVLLVTMISMACCEGVRRKTPMNFIFLGLFTLAESFLLAMSASRFAPIEILMAVGITAAVCLALTLFAFQTKYDFTMCGGVLLVCMVVFVIFGIVAIFLPGKIMTLVYSSIGALLFSVYLVYDTQLMMGGSHKYSISPEEYIFAALNLYLDIVNIFMYILAIIGSSRD
- the Nmda1 gene encoding N-methyl-D-aspartate receptor-associated protein isoform X4 → MADPNQQYYGGGGYPQGGYPPPGGYPQGGYPPPGGYPQGGYPPPGGYPPAGGYPPPQGGYPQPGFVPQPGFAPPPQNDYGGGYEDPEGPKNFSFDDQSVRRGFIRKVYMILMGQLLVTFGFVALFALHEPSKQYAMRHPSLFWIALAVLLVTMISMACCEGVRRKTPMNFIFLGLFTLAESFLLAMSASRFAPIEILMAVGITAAVCLALTLFAFQTKYDFTMCGGVLLVCMVVFVIFGIVAIFLPGKIMTLVYSSIGALLFSVYLVYDTQLMMGGSHKYSISPEEYIFAALNLYLDIVNIFMYILAIIGSSRD